In one window of Lacticaseibacillus casei DSM 20011 = JCM 1134 = ATCC 393 DNA:
- a CDS encoding S1C family serine protease, producing MDNGSHNFQETPQDQQPQRGSKKPKNSGWKLIAIVAVVAALIGGGVGGGTAYWAMNHNASLGVTDTSGKAGTTKISNVSVNQSSASEQAFAKVKGAVVSVVNMQKAESNSDGLDTFGGLEGIFGQGNQQSSSSSSNSSSSLEEASEGSGVIYQKKDGKAYIVTNNHVVSGSDKLEVILSDGTKLTASLVGTDSTSDLAVLTIDGSKVTTVASFGDSSKIAAAQTVLAIGSPLGSQYATSVTQGIVSAKSRTIDVTDSNGNTTGQATVIQTDAAINPGNSGGPLINLAGQVVGINSMKLSGSSSSSSDSATIEGMGFAIPSDEVVSIINQLVQNGKVVRPALGVEVRDLSTVSATQQKSVLKLPSSITGGVVVAGFTSGSSAKTAGMKKYDVITALDGVNVTNTAELHTQLYKHKVGDTIKLTVYREGQQQTVSFKLTQTTSDLKN from the coding sequence ATGGATAATGGAAGTCATAATTTTCAAGAGACACCACAAGATCAGCAACCGCAACGGGGGTCGAAGAAGCCGAAGAATAGCGGCTGGAAACTGATTGCGATTGTGGCGGTGGTTGCTGCTTTGATCGGTGGCGGTGTTGGTGGCGGGACCGCCTACTGGGCGATGAACCACAATGCCAGTCTTGGCGTGACCGATACTTCCGGCAAGGCTGGGACGACAAAAATCTCTAATGTCTCAGTCAACCAAAGCAGTGCATCGGAGCAGGCTTTTGCTAAAGTCAAAGGTGCCGTTGTTTCCGTTGTGAATATGCAAAAAGCCGAAAGTAACAGCGATGGCCTTGACACTTTTGGCGGCCTTGAAGGTATTTTTGGTCAAGGTAACCAACAAAGTAGCAGCAGTTCGAGTAACAGCTCTTCAAGCCTTGAAGAAGCCAGCGAAGGTTCTGGTGTGATTTACCAAAAGAAAGACGGCAAAGCCTATATTGTCACGAATAATCACGTGGTTAGCGGTTCGGATAAACTTGAAGTCATTTTAAGCGATGGCACCAAGTTGACGGCTAGCTTAGTCGGAACCGATTCGACCTCTGATTTAGCAGTTCTGACAATTGATGGCAGCAAGGTCACCACCGTCGCAAGTTTTGGCGATTCAAGTAAGATTGCAGCTGCGCAGACTGTCTTAGCGATTGGCTCGCCGCTGGGTTCACAATACGCGACCAGCGTGACCCAGGGGATTGTCAGTGCCAAGAGCCGAACGATTGATGTCACGGACAGCAACGGCAATACAACTGGCCAGGCAACGGTTATTCAGACTGATGCCGCGATTAACCCAGGAAATTCCGGTGGCCCGCTGATTAACTTAGCCGGGCAGGTCGTCGGGATTAACTCGATGAAGCTATCCGGCAGTTCCAGCAGCAGTTCTGACAGTGCCACAATCGAAGGCATGGGCTTCGCAATTCCAAGTGACGAAGTGGTTTCGATCATCAACCAGCTTGTACAAAACGGCAAAGTCGTTCGGCCAGCGCTTGGCGTTGAGGTTCGCGACTTATCCACCGTTTCTGCCACACAGCAAAAGTCAGTCCTGAAATTGCCATCTAGCATCACCGGTGGCGTCGTGGTTGCCGGCTTTACCAGTGGCAGCAGCGCCAAGACGGCGGGGATGAAGAAGTATGATGTCATTACCGCACTGGATGGTGTCAATGTTACCAACACAGCTGAGTTACACACACAACTGTATAAGCACAAGGTTGGCGATACGATTAAGCTCACTGTGTATCGCGAAGGTCAGCAACAAACCGTTTCATTTAAACTGACTCAGACGACCAGCGATTTAAAGAATTAA
- a CDS encoding MBL fold metallo-hydrolase, translated as MLIAGEDFGMRVSVLASSSSGNATYIETPGHKVLVDAGLSGKKIEKLMQSIGRDLTDVDSVFITHEHSDHVRGVGVLARRYPQISVYANAKTFAALPKSVGKIPEDQLRLFDMGATLTLGDLDVESFGVSHDAAAPQFYQFHHDGKTFTILTDTGYVSDRVAGTIRNADAYVMECNHDLEMLRTGPYPWPLKQRILSDQGHLSNEDGADALMDVIGLRTKRIYLGHLSPHNNNKPLAHLTVASLLAQQGLAVDHDFHLYDTDPAIADPLFVV; from the coding sequence ATGTTGATCGCGGGCGAAGATTTTGGGATGCGTGTCAGTGTCCTTGCCAGCAGCAGTTCCGGTAACGCAACCTATATTGAAACGCCTGGTCACAAGGTGTTGGTTGATGCCGGCTTGTCCGGTAAGAAAATTGAAAAGCTCATGCAAAGCATCGGGCGGGATCTGACCGATGTGGACAGTGTTTTCATCACGCACGAACATAGCGATCATGTGCGCGGTGTCGGCGTTTTGGCGCGACGTTATCCGCAAATTAGTGTGTACGCCAATGCCAAGACGTTTGCGGCGCTACCAAAAAGTGTCGGTAAGATTCCAGAAGATCAGTTGCGGCTTTTTGATATGGGCGCAACGCTGACTTTAGGCGATCTGGATGTTGAAAGCTTTGGCGTTTCGCATGATGCTGCAGCGCCACAGTTTTATCAATTTCATCATGATGGCAAAACCTTCACGATCCTGACTGACACCGGTTATGTGTCGGATCGAGTAGCCGGGACAATTCGTAATGCCGATGCTTATGTGATGGAGTGCAATCATGACCTTGAAATGTTGCGGACCGGTCCCTATCCATGGCCGTTGAAGCAACGAATTTTGAGCGATCAAGGGCATTTGTCCAATGAGGACGGTGCCGATGCGCTGATGGATGTGATTGGCTTGCGCACCAAGCGGATTTATCTTGGGCATCTATCGCCGCATAATAATAATAAACCGCTGGCTCATTTAACCGTTGCCTCGTTATTGGCACAACAAGGGCTCGCGGTCGATCACGATTTTCATCTTTATGATACTGATCCGGCCATTGCCGATCCATTGTTTGTTGTGTGA
- a CDS encoding YycH family regulatory protein, which produces MKLSNWILRVSLIAMVILSFVFTSLIWRNPSRQERRNTSNVQVTTENDPNVKKLEGTIYLPNQVYYTHGGQKQLLMEANANMSRQVRQTMADWHMTKIKTIGKVSSTNYDNYLQQDDSLQLIYQDVMSFKQFEQWYFNKQPNLKSSDFHFNRILLNLETGANRLTFINDATRTVYEAKLTNVTTGQLENLVKKRSTKAFPIEEKRLSGNEVAFFTQPIKLQPYAYLMDQQSANYYVSLLMPSKTASNVDAREIGDSTLYTAGSTRRMTADSTTGAIEFENYAAAFPNNGLANFFHATFKGLSALQMTNLSSMRYFQYDASRGSVIYKTYAQGFPIFNADQKGDVRVRYTQTSEEINFSNTNLTVPIPTNQPAQTLPATATIVDQLVAAGYRASQITDILIGYQWIGSSNDQQVVDLQPTYYVEMKGEYRDYQSWLNHSSASSASAASSQTATPSNDATAGSSSDSGASQ; this is translated from the coding sequence ATGAAGCTTAGTAATTGGATTTTGCGGGTTAGCCTGATTGCCATGGTCATCTTGAGCTTCGTCTTCACGTCGCTAATTTGGCGGAACCCTTCACGGCAGGAGCGGCGGAACACATCGAATGTGCAGGTGACGACTGAGAACGATCCGAACGTTAAAAAACTGGAAGGCACTATTTATCTGCCGAATCAGGTTTACTACACGCATGGCGGGCAGAAGCAGTTGCTGATGGAAGCCAATGCCAATATGAGTCGCCAGGTACGCCAAACTATGGCTGATTGGCACATGACGAAAATCAAAACGATTGGCAAGGTTTCTTCGACTAACTATGACAATTATTTGCAGCAGGACGACAGTTTACAGCTGATTTACCAAGATGTGATGAGCTTTAAGCAGTTTGAACAGTGGTATTTCAACAAACAGCCAAACCTCAAGTCATCAGACTTTCATTTTAATCGCATCCTGTTGAATCTGGAGACCGGTGCTAATCGTCTGACGTTCATTAATGACGCAACGCGCACGGTTTATGAAGCGAAGCTAACGAATGTGACGACAGGGCAGTTAGAAAATCTTGTTAAAAAGCGCTCCACCAAGGCTTTCCCAATTGAAGAAAAACGGTTGAGCGGTAATGAGGTTGCCTTTTTCACCCAGCCGATTAAGTTGCAGCCGTATGCGTATTTGATGGATCAACAAAGTGCCAATTATTATGTTTCCTTGTTGATGCCGTCTAAGACAGCCAGCAATGTGGATGCCCGTGAAATTGGTGATAGTACGCTGTATACGGCCGGATCGACCCGCCGGATGACCGCTGATTCGACGACCGGGGCCATTGAGTTTGAAAATTATGCGGCAGCCTTTCCCAATAATGGCCTAGCTAATTTCTTCCATGCAACATTCAAAGGGCTTAGTGCCTTGCAGATGACGAATCTGTCCAGCATGCGGTATTTCCAGTATGATGCGAGTCGCGGTTCTGTCATTTATAAAACGTATGCGCAAGGGTTCCCGATTTTTAATGCCGATCAAAAAGGCGACGTGAGAGTTCGGTACACCCAAACGTCCGAGGAGATTAATTTTTCCAATACCAATTTGACGGTGCCGATTCCAACGAACCAGCCGGCGCAAACCTTGCCGGCAACTGCTACTATCGTGGATCAGTTGGTGGCGGCAGGTTACCGGGCGAGTCAGATTACGGATATTCTGATTGGCTATCAGTGGATCGGCAGCAGTAATGATCAGCAGGTGGTTGATCTGCAGCCGACTTATTATGTCGAGATGAAAGGTGAGTATCGCGACTATCAAAGTTGGTTGAATCATAGCAGCGCATCTTCTGCCAGTGCTGCTAGCAGCCAAACGGCAACCCCAAGCAATGATGCGACAGCCGGCAGTTCGAGTGATTCGGGGGCGTCGCAGTGA
- a CDS encoding two-component system regulatory protein YycI, with product MDFRRIEWIFLVVFVGLNIFLGISYFQVQQVDLATITDITRDQIKLPHLSKKTPQGDYLASQANTALSAARSLLVKQQVTISEGDYQELQASLDEPITLKKNQEQQQLATFVKNNVYHGKEYEYAPALSNDERIVFAQHPKAGLIYDRRAAVTLHVNDNRLVSYTQTYLSKLSVLRDRLNLMSEQDAVIALYRDNDIPNNSAIVSTKLAYSYLLDAKGSTVYVPAWYIGVKNRATGNVTVKRVNAITRTVMKNRSDN from the coding sequence GTGGATTTTCGACGAATTGAATGGATCTTTCTGGTTGTCTTCGTTGGCTTGAATATTTTTCTGGGCATCAGCTATTTTCAGGTGCAGCAAGTCGATCTGGCGACGATTACTGACATTACCCGCGATCAGATTAAGTTGCCGCATTTGAGCAAAAAGACACCTCAAGGCGATTACCTTGCCAGCCAAGCTAACACCGCCTTGTCAGCGGCGCGGAGTCTGCTTGTGAAGCAGCAGGTGACGATTAGCGAAGGTGACTATCAAGAGCTGCAGGCAAGCTTGGATGAACCGATTACCTTGAAGAAAAACCAGGAACAACAGCAGCTGGCCACGTTTGTTAAAAACAACGTCTATCACGGCAAAGAGTACGAATATGCGCCGGCGCTTTCTAACGATGAGCGAATCGTCTTTGCTCAGCATCCTAAAGCCGGGTTAATTTATGATCGGCGTGCAGCGGTCACTTTACATGTTAACGATAATCGCCTGGTAAGCTACACACAGACCTACCTGTCCAAGTTGAGCGTGTTACGGGATCGCTTGAATTTAATGAGTGAGCAGGACGCCGTGATTGCCCTGTATCGGGACAATGACATTCCAAACAATTCGGCGATTGTTTCGACTAAATTAGCCTATAGTTACCTACTTGACGCAAAAGGCAGCACGGTTTATGTGCCCGCCTGGTACATTGGCGTTAAAAATCGGGCAACCGGAAATGTGACGGTTAAACGTGTCAATGCGATTACGCGAACGGTTATGAAGAATCGCAGTGACAATTAG